The Ardenticatenales bacterium DNA window CAACGATGCCGGCGGTAAACTGTACGCCTGTAAGATGTCCGTGGATATGTTCCACGACATGCACATGATGGATGAAGATGACATCTATGAGCGTGTTGAGGGGGTAGTGGGGGCCACGGACTTTATGGAAATGAGTGAGGGCGCGCAAATCATTTTCATCTAGCCGCGGGTAGTTCTGGGGGGAGTCAAGGACCAGGTTTCCCTGCGGGAGACCTGGTCCTTTTTGGGGAAAATGGGGGCGTGGCGCATTCGGGGAGCTTGTGCCGGTTTACTTGGTGATCTCTTTCCAGTATAATCGGTTGACGTAATGTTGCGTTGTCGTGATAGGTTGCGGCAATGGCAAAGACATCACAGTTGAATCCTCGTTCCTACCACTCTGGTCGCCCAGGCGTTAAGAGTTATCATTACCCACCTACTCGTGTTCGGTAAAGGAGAAATTCCCATGAAGCGTTCCGCGATTGTTTCGCGCTCTTTGCTTGTCCTGGCGCTATGTGGCTTGTTGGTCGTGATGGTTGCCTGTCGCAATACGGTAGAACCGTCGTCGGACGCGATGATGACGGTGGAGGATCAGGTGGGGGGGGCGGGGGATGCCGGCATTTCCCCCGAAAACCCACCCATTACCGACCTGCCGCTGGACATCGCCCCCGCCATGCAAACCGGCAGCCCCGCCGTCCTGCCCGCCCCGCTTTACTACCTCAATCCGGGCGGACAAATCATGCGCCTGGAGCGAGACGGCGTGACCAGTATGCCGGTGACGGATGATGCGCATGTTCAGGCGTATGACGTCTCTCCTGACGGTAAGACGCTGGCCTATGTAGTGGACAACAACCTGATATTGTTCGACGTCAACAGCGGCGCGCGCACGGTGCGTATTGCCGGTGGCAATTTTGCCCCCGATGATTACGCCAGCCAGGCGACGAAAACGATCACGTCGCCCCGGTTCTCGCCTGATGGCACGCAAATCGCTTTTGGCATGGGGGGAATCAACATCGCCGGCCTCACGCCCGACTCTCCCCTAACCCTGATCCAGCCCAGCGACCCCTATCCCGACTTTTCCACGGAATCGAAGCAGCCCTTGAGCGGTCCAGTCCGCTTCTTCTCGAGGGCGGAGTGGTCGCCCGATGGCACCCGCCTGCTCATTTCTTTTGGCTACTTCCCGGAAGGGGGCGGGTTGGCGGTGAAAGACCTGGAGAGCGGCGCGTTGACGATGGTGGAAAATGGGGGCATCTACTGCTGCGATCTGGCCTGGATGGGGGACGCCACGGCCTTGATCGGCAGCAATCTGATGGTTTATGCGATGCCCGGATTGGCGCAGGTGGACACGAAAACGGGCGCGGGCATGACGCTGATTGCCGGATATGATGAGGCGGGAGCCAGCCCGGAGACGCCGGTGCAACTGGTGCGCGCGCCTTTCCAGGCTGACGATGGTTCGGTGTATGCGTTCGTGGGGGAGCAGTATGGGGGAGATTTTTCGCAGGTGTGGTATCAATTGCGGCGGATGGATGATGCCGGCATTTTCACCCCCATCACCCCCGCCCTCTACCAACTCCCCGGTGACGTCCAGTGGATCAGCGGCGGCAGCGGCCTCGTCTTCGTCAACCCCCTCGACCCCCTCGTCCAGGCCACCAGTTCCAACTACCCCCTGAACAACAGCATGACCTGGCTCCCCAGCCGCGGTGATGGCGCGCTGCTCCTCCCCGTCGTCGGACACGAACCCCGCTGGGGCGGCCCGCCGCAAGAGACCCACGTCCCCGATGCCGCCGCCATAGCCGACCTGAAGGCGAAAGCCGCCGCCGACTTTGGCATCCAGCCGGAAACACAAGGCATCGGCGTCAACCAACTCACCACCGACGGTAGCCGCATCCTGTTCGTTGCTTTCTCCACGGGTATGCACAGTTTCGATCCACTCGTCAACCATCAGGTTGCCATTTACGCTTACGACAACGGCTGGCAAGAACTCGCCCGCCACGAATTGAGCAACGACGACCCCGCCGTCAATGGCCTGTCCCCGGATTACGTCGGCGAGACAAGCGTGAAGCAGGTGATGGTTGAACCGGGCCGCATCTGGCTTGCACTGGACGGCGGCGTGGGCGCGCACAGCGGCGTCTTCCTCCTATTGAATTTCGACGGCGCATCGCTGACCACGGTCACGGGCAACTTCAACGCCAGCCCCGACGCCGGCCATGTCGCCGACATCAACGGGGATGGCCTGGGGGAGGTGCTGCTGAACCTGAGTGAACCGTACGTTTTCTACTACGCGGCGGGCGTACGCCTGGTCCAATACGCCATTTTGCATTGGGACGGAACCCAACTCGTCCCCGTGCAGCTTTCGGCGCTGCCAGATACAGTTGCGCCGGATGTGCGCGAGCTGAACAAGCGGGCGATCACTTTTGCCGAAGCGGGGCTGTGGAAAGACGCCCAGGCGGCCATCGCGGAGGCGGGCGGCATGGCCGCGGACAATCAGATGGTGGCCTGGAATGCGGCGTTTATCAACTACAATGGGGATGCGCGACGTATGGCCGGCATGGTCGGCGATCCCTATCCGCTGCTGACCTACGTTTTCTATGGCGACTACGAGACGGCCGTCAGCGTCATGCGCGGCTATAGCGCAGATCGGTTGTTTAGCGATGCGTCCCCGCTGGTGGTGGGCACGGTGGCGGAGGGAATGGCGGCGGAACTGGGGCAGATGTTGGTGATGAATGCCGGCAGCGCCCTCACTGTCCTCCCCGATCTGGCCCCCGCCTACTTCATCCGCGCCTGGGGCAGCTACCTCCTCGACTCCGCCGACCCCACGATCAAGGCTGACCTGCAAAAAGCGGTGGAACTGGCCCCGGACGACGCCCTCTACGCTGAAGCCCTCGCCATGTGGCCGTAGCGCGTTGCGCCTCCGCGCGGTGGCGCGTGTATATGAAATAACTCGCATGACCACCTTCCTGGAAGCTAACAGCTTCCAGGAAGGTTTAGGATTTCCGCTTGAAGAAACTACAACTGCTGCTGGGCGTGGGCATCAGCGCCCTTTTTTTATGGCGCGCTCTGGGCGGGCTGCAACTGGGCGCGGTCTGGCAAGATATTCGTGGCGCCAATTATTGGTGGCTCATCCCCAGCGTTCTCACTTACTTCGTGGCCGTTTGGGCGCGCACCTGGCGTTGGGACTACATGCTGCGCCCGCTGAAGCGCATCTCCCTGCGCCGCCTTTTTCCCGTCGTCGTCATTGGCTACATGGGCAACAACGTTTACCCGTTTCGCGCCGGCGAACTGTTGCGCGCCTATGTGCTGCGGCAGCGGGAGAGCGTGCCCGTGAGCGCCAGCCTGGCGACGGTGATTGTGGAGCGCGTTTTCGATGGGTTGGTGATGCTGGTGTTTGTGTTTGTGGCCCTGCCGATTGCGCCGCTGCCCAGCGACGAGATTCGCGGCCTGGTGGTGATCGCCAGCGTTGCTTTTTTCGCGGCGTTGCTGGTTTTCTTCGCGCTGGCGGCGATGCCGGGGCGGGCTTTCCAGGTGATTCATTGGGTGGTGACGCGCATCATGCCGGCACGCATCCGCCCCCCGCTCCTCGATTTCACCCGCCGCTTCCTCGATGGCCTGGAATCGCTGCGCAGTTTCCGCAACGTCGTCATGATCTTCCTCACTTCCGTCGTCATCTGGCTCCTGGAAACCGTCAAGTACTGGTTTGTCATGCACGCCTTCGACTTCCAGGTCAGCTTCTTCGCCCTCATGCTCATGAACGGCGTCGTCAACCTGGCGACCACGCTGCCCTCCGCCCCCGGCTACATTGGCACATTTGACACCCCCGGCATCGAAGTCCTCAAACTCTACAACGTCCCCGCCGTCGTCGCCACCGCCTACACCCTCGTCTTGCACGCCGCCTTGTGGCTGCCCATCACCCTGCTCGGCCTCGTCTACATGCTGCGCGAAGGCTTGAGTTGGGCCGATTTTGGTCGCGCCGTGCGCGTGGCCGAAGGGGAGGGGCGCGCATGAACGTGGGCATCGTGGGCGCGGGGCTTGCCGGCCTCTCCGCCGCTTATGACCTCCTTAATGCCGATCACGCCGTCACCCTTTATGAGGCCGGCGACCACGCCGGCGGTCTCGCCGCCGGCTTCCGCGATCCCGCCTGGGATTGGCATCTGGAGCAGTTTTACCACCACATTTTCGAGTCCGACCAGGAGATGATTCGCCTGGTCGAAGAGCTGGGCATCCGCGACAAGCTCTTTTTTCCCCGTCCCATCACTTCCTTCTACTACGAGGGCCGCATTTACCCGTTCGATTCCCTCTTGCGCATCATGCGCTATCCCGCCCTGGACCCTTTTGCCTTCTTCCGCTTCGGCGCGGTCACGGCTTTCCTGCGCTATACGCGATTCTGGCGCAACCTGGAAAAATACACCGCCGATGAATGGATGACGCGCTGGTATGGGCGCAAGGCGTATAATGCCACCTGGCGGCCTGCCCTGATCAACAAATTTGGCCCCTACTACCAGGACGTGACGATGGCCTGGATGTGGGCCAGGTTGGTGGCGCGCAGCTTTCGCCTCGGCTCCTTTGAGGGGGGGTTCCAGACGCTCGTTGACGCGCTGACGGATGCGGTGCGCGGGCGCGGCGGCGAAATCCGCTTTAACTGCCCGGTGCGGGCCATCACGCCGCAAGGGGATGGGCGGCTATCGCTGCAATTCGCCGGGGGCGAGGCGGTTCATGACCAATGCCTGGCGACGACTTCCCCCGCACTGCTGGCGCGATTGGCTCCCGCGCTGCCGCCGGATTACCTGGGCAAGTTGTTGCAGTTGAAGAGCCTGGGTGCGGTGGTGCTGGTGTTGGCGCTGCGCCGGCAGTTGCTCACGGACGGGACTTACTGGTTGAACATTCCCGCGTCGTCGCCGAACAAGGCGGAAAATGAGATTCCCTTCCTGGCGCTGGTGGAGCATACCAACTATCTGGATCGCGCCCACTATGGCGGCGACCACATTGTTTACTGTGGCGACTATGTGGTGCCGGACCATGCGTATATGACGACGCCGGCATCTGATCTCGAAACCCTCTTCACCAGTTACCTGCCGCGCTTCAATCCCGCCTTCCGCCCCGATTGGGTGCGGCGAAGCTGGGTGTTCCGTGCACCCTATGCCCAACCCGTGCCCACGGTAAACCATTCGCAAAACATCCCCGCCATCCAGACGCCGGTTGCCGGTCTTTATTATGCCGGCATGAGCCAGGTGTACCCATGGGATCGCGGCACAAATTTCGCGGTGGAGATTGGCCGCCGTGCGGCGCGGATCATGTTGGGGGGATGAGGGGAAATGCCGGCACGACGCTTGAACTTCCCGCCGATCTAGGCAATAATGCCATACAGAAAACAGTTGTAACTGCCAGGGACTGACGATGCAATTCCGTACGTTATTTCATCGTCAGTCCTAACCACATTTTTGCGGATGCACATGCCATCCGCGTTTTTCCGCGTTAATCCGCGTCCTATTTCTAAAGGAGCAAATCATGAAAATAATCGTCATCGGAACGGGCTACGTGGGACTGCCCCACGCGGCCATCTGCGCCGAATACGGCCATGAAGTCATTGCCTACGACATTGACGAAGAAAAAATCGCCGCCTACCAGACGGGCGAACGCGAGGAAATCGAGCGTTTTGTCAACGAACCCGGCCTGGTCAGCGCCATCAATGAAAGCCTGGGGCGCTACCTCTTCTTCACCACCGACCTGGCCTCGGTGATTGAAGGCACGGATGTCATCTTCCTCTGCCTGCCCACGCCGCCCAAGTGGGACGGCTCCACCGACCTCAGCTACTACATGAACGCCGCCCACACCCTGGCCGATCTGTTGGCGCACCGCCAGAACAAGAAGCGGGTGGTAGTCGTGAACAAGAGCACGGTGCCGATCGGCACGGCGCGGCTGTTGGAGCAGGTTTTTCAGGAGCACGAGGTGGAAAACGCAGGCGTGGCCTCCAACCCGGAATTCCTGCCGCAAGGGAATGCCGTCGAAGCCTCCCGCCGCCCTGACCGCGTGGTCGTGGGCGCGGATTCCGACGTTGACCACAAGATTCTGCGCCGCGTCTACTCGCAATACGTCAATCACGTGCGCATCCGCTACCTGGAAACGACGCCAGAAACGGCGGAGGCCATCAAGTACATGGCGAACACGCTGCTGTTGACCTACATCTCTTTCTGGAATGGGGTAGGGGCGCGCCTGGCGGAGACGTTTGGTAACATCCGCATGGAAGACCTGAAGGTGGGCGTGACCGCCGATGCCCGTATCAGCACCTGGGGGTCCTACGTGAGCAACGGCGCGGGCGGAAGTTGCTTTGGCAAGGATATTCAGTCACTCATTTACCAATTGAATCGCGCGGGCCGCTCCACCGATTTGCTGCAAGCGGTCTACAATATCAACGAGTTCCAGAAGTTCTATCTGATTGATCGTGCCGTGCAGGAAGCCGGCTTCAACTTCAACCAGAAGACGGTGGCCTTGTTGGGAATGGCCTTCAAGAAGCGCACGAACGATATGCGCGACTCGGCGGCGCTGAAGGCGGTGGAAGGATTGCTGGCGCGGGGCGTCACGTCGATACGGGCGTATGACCCGCTGGCGATGGCGGATGCGCAGCGGTACTGGTTCAACCCGGAGCGCAACCATCTGTTTAGCCGTATCTCTTATTTTGACTCGGCGCAGGAGGCAATTGCCGGCAGCGACGCAGCCTTCATCTCTACCGATTGGGAAGAGTTCCGCGGCCTGACGCACACGTTCATGGAAACCGTATCGCCCCCCTTCCTGGTCATTGACGGGCGGCGCATGATCCCCGATTTCGACGTTCTCGTGGACAACGGGTACGATTACCTGCCCGTGGGCGGCGTGCTCCTGCGCGGCCAGGCGGGCGGTCCCGCGGCCAACGGCCAGTACACGGAGTTGATGACGCCCCACGTTATCTCCTAGCCGTTCCCCGTTAAGGATGCATTCTTAGATTGGACCAATTTTCTCTTGTGAAATTGGTCCAATCTAGCTTGGCCGTTACTCTTGATTAACCGTAACTATTCACGTCTCCGAGAGATTGGACCAATTTTGTAGACATCAATAAGATTCAACCAGAGCAAATTGGTCCAATCTGGGCAGATGACCTGTATAGTCACGATTAACCTTACAGTTTCCGGGAAGATCGTCGTTTAATAATGCGTAAGCGTTCCTTCCAGGCGGGCGCGTTCCACGGCCAGGCGGAAAATGAGCAGGGACAGGGGGAACAAGACGACGCAGAACCCGGCCAGCGTTAACAGATTCGGTCGCAGTTCCGCCCAGCCCGCGCCTTTGAGCAGCGCCAGCCGCATCACGTCTACGGCGTAGGTGACGGGCAGCAGCCGGGAGATGGCTTGCAGCCAGCCGGGGAGGACGGTGATGGGGAAGTAGATGCCGCCGAGTAAGGTGGCCAGTTGGGTGAGGATGGCCGTGACCGGATCGCCCCGTTTGATGACCGTGATAATGCCGGCAGCCATTATCCCCAAACTCGCAAAAGCCATAATCGACAACGCCAGCCCCACGAGGCCCCCTACCACATTCGCGTGCGTGAAGCGCACGCCCAACAGCACCCCCAGCAGCAGATAAACAAACACCCGCAGCGTGGCGTAGGCATATCCCCACACCGCCGAGCCGACCACGATACCCGGCAGCGGCGCGGGCGTCATGATCATTGCCTCCAGCGTGCCCGTGTTCTGCGCCTGGCGCAGCCCGCGCGAAAAACTGTTCAGCCCCACCGTAAAATAGCCGTTGAAGGCAATGCCAATCAAGACGAACGAGAAGTAATCGGTGTTGTATTCCGCCAATGCGGGGATGGTCCGCGCATCCACGAGCTGCGCCAGGAAATAAAACGTGAACGCGCCGAAGATGACGCTGAACAGGCTCATGAAGAAGGAGAGGCGGTAGCTCGTCTCCTCCACAAAA harbors:
- a CDS encoding PD40 domain-containing protein, which gives rise to MKRSAIVSRSLLVLALCGLLVVMVACRNTVEPSSDAMMTVEDQVGGAGDAGISPENPPITDLPLDIAPAMQTGSPAVLPAPLYYLNPGGQIMRLERDGVTSMPVTDDAHVQAYDVSPDGKTLAYVVDNNLILFDVNSGARTVRIAGGNFAPDDYASQATKTITSPRFSPDGTQIAFGMGGINIAGLTPDSPLTLIQPSDPYPDFSTESKQPLSGPVRFFSRAEWSPDGTRLLISFGYFPEGGGLAVKDLESGALTMVENGGIYCCDLAWMGDATALIGSNLMVYAMPGLAQVDTKTGAGMTLIAGYDEAGASPETPVQLVRAPFQADDGSVYAFVGEQYGGDFSQVWYQLRRMDDAGIFTPITPALYQLPGDVQWISGGSGLVFVNPLDPLVQATSSNYPLNNSMTWLPSRGDGALLLPVVGHEPRWGGPPQETHVPDAAAIADLKAKAAADFGIQPETQGIGVNQLTTDGSRILFVAFSTGMHSFDPLVNHQVAIYAYDNGWQELARHELSNDDPAVNGLSPDYVGETSVKQVMVEPGRIWLALDGGVGAHSGVFLLLNFDGASLTTVTGNFNASPDAGHVADINGDGLGEVLLNLSEPYVFYYAAGVRLVQYAILHWDGTQLVPVQLSALPDTVAPDVRELNKRAITFAEAGLWKDAQAAIAEAGGMAADNQMVAWNAAFINYNGDARRMAGMVGDPYPLLTYVFYGDYETAVSVMRGYSADRLFSDASPLVVGTVAEGMAAELGQMLVMNAGSALTVLPDLAPAYFIRAWGSYLLDSADPTIKADLQKAVELAPDDALYAEALAMWP
- a CDS encoding UDP-glucose/GDP-mannose dehydrogenase family protein translates to MKIIVIGTGYVGLPHAAICAEYGHEVIAYDIDEEKIAAYQTGEREEIERFVNEPGLVSAINESLGRYLFFTTDLASVIEGTDVIFLCLPTPPKWDGSTDLSYYMNAAHTLADLLAHRQNKKRVVVVNKSTVPIGTARLLEQVFQEHEVENAGVASNPEFLPQGNAVEASRRPDRVVVGADSDVDHKILRRVYSQYVNHVRIRYLETTPETAEAIKYMANTLLLTYISFWNGVGARLAETFGNIRMEDLKVGVTADARISTWGSYVSNGAGGSCFGKDIQSLIYQLNRAGRSTDLLQAVYNINEFQKFYLIDRAVQEAGFNFNQKTVALLGMAFKKRTNDMRDSAALKAVEGLLARGVTSIRAYDPLAMADAQRYWFNPERNHLFSRISYFDSAQEAIAGSDAAFISTDWEEFRGLTHTFMETVSPPFLVIDGRRMIPDFDVLVDNGYDYLPVGGVLLRGQAGGPAANGQYTELMTPHVIS
- a CDS encoding flippase-like domain-containing protein, which gives rise to MKKLQLLLGVGISALFLWRALGGLQLGAVWQDIRGANYWWLIPSVLTYFVAVWARTWRWDYMLRPLKRISLRRLFPVVVIGYMGNNVYPFRAGELLRAYVLRQRESVPVSASLATVIVERVFDGLVMLVFVFVALPIAPLPSDEIRGLVVIASVAFFAALLVFFALAAMPGRAFQVIHWVVTRIMPARIRPPLLDFTRRFLDGLESLRSFRNVVMIFLTSVVIWLLETVKYWFVMHAFDFQVSFFALMLMNGVVNLATTLPSAPGYIGTFDTPGIEVLKLYNVPAVVATAYTLVLHAALWLPITLLGLVYMLREGLSWADFGRAVRVAEGEGRA
- a CDS encoding ABC transporter permease, which produces MLRLLWAFLERDFVEETSYRLSFFMSLFSVIFGAFTFYFLAQLVDARTIPALAEYNTDYFSFVLIGIAFNGYFTVGLNSFSRGLRQAQNTGTLEAMIMTPAPLPGIVVGSAVWGYAYATLRVFVYLLLGVLLGVRFTHANVVGGLVGLALSIMAFASLGIMAAGIITVIKRGDPVTAILTQLATLLGGIYFPITVLPGWLQAISRLLPVTYAVDVMRLALLKGAGWAELRPNLLTLAGFCVVLFPLSLLIFRLAVERARLEGTLTHY
- a CDS encoding NAD(P)/FAD-dependent oxidoreductase, yielding MNVGIVGAGLAGLSAAYDLLNADHAVTLYEAGDHAGGLAAGFRDPAWDWHLEQFYHHIFESDQEMIRLVEELGIRDKLFFPRPITSFYYEGRIYPFDSLLRIMRYPALDPFAFFRFGAVTAFLRYTRFWRNLEKYTADEWMTRWYGRKAYNATWRPALINKFGPYYQDVTMAWMWARLVARSFRLGSFEGGFQTLVDALTDAVRGRGGEIRFNCPVRAITPQGDGRLSLQFAGGEAVHDQCLATTSPALLARLAPALPPDYLGKLLQLKSLGAVVLVLALRRQLLTDGTYWLNIPASSPNKAENEIPFLALVEHTNYLDRAHYGGDHIVYCGDYVVPDHAYMTTPASDLETLFTSYLPRFNPAFRPDWVRRSWVFRAPYAQPVPTVNHSQNIPAIQTPVAGLYYAGMSQVYPWDRGTNFAVEIGRRAARIMLGG